The Geobacter sp. AOG2 genome includes a window with the following:
- the odhB gene encoding 2-oxoglutarate dehydrogenase complex dihydrolipoyllysine-residue succinyltransferase encodes MEIRVPEVGESVREALLAKWFKKDGESVKRDEALCEIETDKITLDINADAAGVLAITVTEGTTIPVGTVIGSIDEQQVAVAVAPIATAPISAPAVPVQLSPANSASAPSTPAARREMREQGIDPASVVGTGKGGRITLDDLFSGIAEKSQQGAATPVPPPDAASVLIPSQGMVAVSVPPAPVGPIAAVHSEEPPPYVSEREERRAMSPIRKRIAERLVAVRRETAMLTTFNEADLSHIMALRDKYRDHFQKRHGVKLGFMPFFVKACVEALREFPSVNASIDGDDIVYHHYYDIGIAVGGEKGLVVPILRNAERLHFHEVEQAINGFSEKIKTNRLTISDLEGGTFTISNGGVYGSMLSTPILNPPQSGVLGMHAILERPVVRDGQIVIRPMMYLALSYDHRIIDGREAVGFLKKIKEYIEDPEELLLEG; translated from the coding sequence ATGGAGATACGAGTGCCTGAGGTGGGCGAATCGGTCCGGGAAGCACTGCTGGCCAAGTGGTTCAAGAAGGACGGCGAGAGTGTTAAGAGGGACGAAGCGCTCTGCGAGATCGAAACCGACAAGATCACGCTGGACATCAACGCCGATGCGGCCGGGGTGCTCGCGATCACGGTAACCGAAGGGACGACAATTCCAGTCGGCACGGTCATCGGCTCTATCGATGAACAACAGGTTGCCGTCGCAGTTGCTCCGATTGCAACAGCACCGATATCAGCACCGGCAGTACCGGTGCAACTGTCACCGGCTAATTCCGCCTCTGCGCCATCGACGCCGGCCGCCCGACGGGAAATGCGCGAACAGGGGATTGACCCCGCCTCGGTCGTGGGGACCGGCAAGGGGGGGCGCATCACCCTGGACGACCTGTTCAGCGGCATCGCGGAAAAGTCCCAGCAAGGAGCGGCCACACCAGTGCCCCCCCCGGATGCTGCCTCTGTTCTAATACCGTCCCAAGGCATGGTTGCCGTTTCCGTCCCGCCTGCACCGGTTGGGCCCATCGCCGCAGTCCACTCGGAGGAGCCCCCCCCTTATGTGTCCGAGAGGGAAGAACGACGGGCCATGTCCCCCATCCGCAAGCGTATCGCCGAACGCCTTGTGGCGGTGCGGCGGGAAACCGCCATGCTCACCACCTTCAACGAGGCCGACCTGAGCCACATCATGGCGTTGAGAGACAAGTACCGGGACCATTTCCAAAAGCGTCACGGCGTCAAGCTTGGCTTCATGCCGTTTTTCGTCAAGGCGTGCGTCGAGGCGCTACGGGAATTTCCGTCCGTGAATGCCAGCATTGACGGCGACGACATCGTGTACCACCATTACTACGATATCGGCATTGCCGTGGGCGGCGAGAAAGGGCTTGTGGTCCCGATCCTGCGCAATGCGGAGCGGCTCCATTTTCACGAAGTGGAACAGGCGATCAACGGCTTCAGCGAGAAGATCAAAACCAACCGCCTGACCATCTCCGACCTGGAGGGGGGCACCTTTACCATCTCAAACGGCGGCGTGTACGGTTCCATGCTCTCCACCCCCATACTTAATCCACCTCAAAGCGGCGTACTCGGCATGCACGCCATCCTGGAGCGCCCAGTGGTTCGCGATGGCCAGATCGTCATACGTCCCATGATGTACCTGGCGCTCTCCTATGACCATCGCATCATCGACGGGCGTGAGGCGGTCGGGTTCCTGAAGAAGATCAAGGAATATATCGAGGACCCAGAGGAGTTGTTGCTGGAAGGCTAG
- the lpdA gene encoding dihydrolipoyl dehydrogenase yields the protein MSDHIFDLIVVGAGPGGYVAAIRATQLGMKVAVVEKRGALGGVCLNEGCIPSKALLDSSEFFAVARDRFSVHGIDIAPPQLNLEAMMRRKDDVVKKNTDGIAYLFKKNEIEWIHGTGRLAGRNALGRHEVEVALVEAATPAVQQNLPTDTETTMKLQAPRVLLATGSEAAMLPGIPFDGQVVVSAREALCFDELPQHLVVAGGSFIGLELGSIWRRLGAQVTVVEMLPQIVPVMDRQAGDTLYRSLRKQGIQFKLGTRITGVRRIGSKAIVQFNAGTGSEEIDCDRLLVAVGRRPLTTGLNLEEVGVRLDEKGRVAVDADYQTSVPGIYAIGDLVPGPMLAHKASEEGVACVERMVGKVAVVEYEYIPGVVYTWPEGATVGQTEEQLKEAGTPYRSGRFNFAALGRARCMDETEGFVKILAHQDTDRVLGVHIVGPRASDLIAEAVAIMSFGGTARDIALICHAHPTLPEAVREAALDVHKEAIHA from the coding sequence ATGTCCGATCACATATTCGATCTTATCGTTGTTGGTGCTGGACCGGGCGGCTATGTGGCCGCCATCCGCGCCACGCAATTGGGGATGAAGGTTGCCGTCGTCGAAAAGCGCGGTGCGTTGGGGGGCGTCTGTCTGAACGAAGGGTGCATTCCCAGCAAGGCTCTGCTGGACTCCAGCGAGTTTTTTGCCGTGGCGCGGGATCGTTTTTCCGTGCACGGCATCGACATCGCTCCACCCCAACTTAACCTGGAAGCCATGATGCGCCGTAAGGACGACGTGGTCAAAAAGAATACCGACGGCATCGCCTATCTCTTCAAGAAGAACGAGATCGAGTGGATTCATGGCACGGGGCGGCTTGCAGGACGCAACGCACTTGGCCGGCACGAGGTCGAGGTGGCGCTTGTAGAGGCTGCAACGCCCGCCGTTCAGCAGAACCTGCCTACGGATACGGAAACGACGATGAAGCTCCAGGCGCCGCGAGTACTGCTGGCAACCGGTAGCGAGGCCGCCATGCTCCCAGGTATCCCCTTTGACGGGCAGGTGGTGGTCAGTGCCCGCGAGGCGCTCTGCTTTGACGAACTTCCCCAACACTTGGTCGTTGCCGGAGGCAGCTTCATAGGCCTGGAACTGGGGTCAATCTGGCGCCGTCTGGGAGCCCAGGTAACGGTGGTGGAGATGCTGCCCCAGATCGTGCCGGTTATGGACCGCCAGGCGGGAGACACCCTCTACCGCTCCCTGCGTAAACAGGGCATCCAGTTCAAGCTGGGGACGCGGATCACCGGGGTGCGCCGCATCGGCAGCAAGGCTATTGTCCAGTTCAACGCCGGTACCGGCAGCGAAGAGATCGATTGCGACCGCCTGCTGGTGGCTGTGGGCCGTCGCCCACTGACGACCGGGCTCAACCTGGAAGAGGTGGGGGTGCGGCTGGACGAGAAAGGAAGGGTGGCGGTGGATGCGGATTATCAGACTTCCGTACCGGGCATCTACGCCATAGGGGATCTGGTCCCTGGCCCGATGCTGGCCCACAAAGCCTCGGAAGAGGGGGTGGCCTGCGTTGAACGCATGGTGGGCAAGGTCGCAGTGGTGGAGTACGAGTATATCCCCGGCGTGGTCTATACCTGGCCGGAAGGCGCTACGGTTGGCCAGACCGAGGAACAGCTCAAGGAGGCCGGCACCCCTTACCGGAGCGGACGGTTCAATTTTGCCGCCCTTGGCCGGGCGCGCTGCATGGACGAAACGGAAGGATTCGTCAAGATTCTGGCACATCAGGATACGGACCGGGTTCTGGGGGTGCACATCGTCGGGCCGCGGGCATCGGACCTGATTGCCGAGGCGGTCGCTATCATGAGTTTCGGCGGCACGGCCCGGGATATAGCCCTGATCTGTCATGCCCACCCGACTCTACCCGAGGCCGTGAGGGAGGCCGCCTTGGATGTGCACAAGGAGGCGATTCACGCCTGA
- a CDS encoding aconitate hydratase, protein MAKNLANKILEHHLVEGELVPGREIAIRIDHTLLQDATGTMAMLEFIAMGLPRVKVGLAAQYIDHNLLQTDYKNADDHAFLTSAAMKYGVHLSKPGNGVSHQVHLERFGVPGITLLGADSHSPTAAGISVLAIGAGGLDVALAMAGHPFYLPCPKVMGVKLVGRLPDWVSGKDVILEMLRRHTVKGGVGKVIEYYGPGVATLSATDRATIGNMGAELGATSSIFPSDERTREFLISQGRGDCWQPLGADEGAAYDEYDEIDLSSLEPLIACPSSPDNVVAVREVEGIKVDQVLVGSSVNSSFRDLMMVCRILEGQRVAPQLSFHINPGSRQVLENVADQGGVVTLLMAGATIHQSGCLGCIGMGQAPGTDQVSLRTFPRNFPGRSGTKGDKVYLCSPETAAAAGIYGVITDPRKLGAIKAYPAVQNPSAYLLDDSGIISPLEDTTSVEIKTGPNIVPFPEFEALPDTLQAEVVIKLEDNVSTDHIMPAGNKVLPLRSNIPAIAEHVFEQVDPEFPARAKTAGNGVVVGGENYGQGSSREHAALAPRYLGIRAKLVKSFARIHKANLVNFGILPLTFKTPADYDLFKQGDRVSFSDLRRLVESGAEEVPVLVGDKQIIMQLNISDRQRKELLAGGTLNYVRHESQE, encoded by the coding sequence ATGGCAAAGAACCTTGCGAACAAAATACTCGAACATCATCTGGTGGAGGGGGAACTGGTCCCCGGTCGGGAGATTGCCATCCGTATCGATCACACGCTTTTGCAGGATGCCACCGGCACCATGGCCATGTTGGAGTTCATCGCCATGGGGTTGCCGAGAGTCAAAGTGGGGCTGGCGGCCCAGTATATAGATCACAACCTGCTGCAAACCGACTATAAAAACGCCGACGACCACGCCTTTCTGACCAGCGCGGCCATGAAGTATGGCGTGCACCTGTCCAAGCCGGGCAACGGCGTTTCCCACCAGGTGCACCTGGAGCGCTTCGGCGTGCCGGGTATCACACTCCTTGGGGCCGATTCACACTCCCCCACGGCTGCCGGCATATCGGTGCTGGCTATCGGGGCCGGCGGCCTGGACGTGGCTTTGGCCATGGCCGGACATCCCTTTTATCTCCCCTGTCCCAAGGTTATGGGAGTTAAACTGGTGGGTCGCCTGCCCGACTGGGTTTCGGGCAAGGACGTCATCCTGGAGATGCTCCGTCGGCATACGGTCAAGGGGGGAGTGGGCAAGGTCATCGAGTACTACGGCCCGGGTGTTGCAACGCTTTCGGCCACCGACCGCGCCACCATAGGCAACATGGGCGCTGAACTTGGTGCCACCTCCTCCATCTTCCCCTCGGACGAACGAACGCGGGAGTTCCTGATTTCACAGGGCAGGGGCGATTGCTGGCAACCTCTCGGGGCGGACGAGGGGGCAGCCTACGACGAATACGACGAGATCGACCTGTCCTCACTGGAACCGTTGATCGCCTGCCCGTCCTCGCCGGACAACGTCGTTGCGGTGCGGGAAGTGGAGGGCATCAAGGTAGATCAGGTGTTGGTGGGGAGTTCGGTCAACTCCTCGTTCCGCGACCTGATGATGGTCTGCCGCATTTTGGAGGGGCAGCGTGTTGCGCCTCAATTGTCGTTCCATATCAACCCAGGCAGCCGCCAGGTGCTGGAAAACGTGGCCGACCAAGGCGGGGTTGTGACGTTGCTGATGGCCGGTGCAACCATCCATCAGTCCGGTTGCTTGGGTTGCATCGGCATGGGGCAGGCGCCGGGCACCGACCAGGTTTCGTTGCGTACCTTCCCGCGCAACTTCCCGGGCAGGAGCGGCACCAAAGGGGACAAGGTCTATCTCTGTTCCCCGGAGACCGCCGCTGCCGCGGGTATTTACGGAGTGATCACCGATCCGCGCAAGCTGGGTGCCATCAAAGCCTATCCGGCGGTGCAGAACCCCTCCGCGTATTTGCTGGACGATTCCGGCATCATCTCCCCTCTGGAGGATACCACCTCCGTTGAGATCAAGACCGGACCTAACATCGTGCCGTTCCCGGAATTCGAGGCGCTGCCGGATACGCTGCAGGCGGAGGTGGTCATTAAGCTGGAGGATAATGTCAGCACCGACCACATCATGCCGGCAGGCAACAAGGTGCTGCCGTTGCGGAGCAACATCCCGGCCATAGCCGAACATGTCTTCGAGCAGGTTGACCCGGAGTTTCCGGCCAGGGCCAAGACGGCCGGCAACGGGGTGGTGGTGGGGGGCGAGAACTACGGTCAGGGGTCGTCCCGGGAACATGCGGCCCTTGCGCCCCGTTATCTGGGAATCCGCGCCAAGCTGGTCAAGAGCTTTGCCCGCATCCACAAGGCCAACTTGGTTAACTTCGGCATCCTGCCGCTGACCTTCAAGACCCCGGCCGATTACGATCTGTTCAAACAGGGGGACCGGGTCTCGTTCTCGGACCTGCGACGCCTTGTTGAGAGCGGCGCCGAGGAGGTGCCGGTATTGGTGGGGGACAAACAGATCATAATGCAGTTGAATATCTCCGATCGTCAACGTAAGGAATTGCTGGCCGGTGGAACACTGAATTACGTACGGCACGAAAGCCAAGAGTGA
- the pyk gene encoding pyruvate kinase, giving the protein MPRTAVHKTKIVATLGPASSSPDMVARLMVAGVDIFRLNFSHGDNVQKQKLIRTIRQTSEKLGRQVGILADLQGPKIRTGKMADDAMTLTKGQEVIITTEDILGRDGVIPTVYRSLPYDVHPGSRILLDDGLLELKVVAIDGERVRCAVVTGGVLKNNKGINLPGVNVSAPSLTEKDLVDLDFALEADVDFVALSFVRTADDVEQIKRIIYLKGKNTPVVAKIEKPEALQNFKKILHATDAVMVARGDLGVEIEAEKVPVFQKKIIQACNEAGKPVITATQMLESMVRNPRPTRAETSDVANAIVDGTDAVMLSAETASGDYPVEAVETMVRIARDVESADFWSKVDRSASTPSIAQAVAESACRAATSLSAKTIAVFTQSGSTAALISRFRPHIPIIAYTASPEIQRRLSIYWGVSATGIGIMADMHQQIMAVERNMLAAGYRKGDIIVIIMGLPVEARGSTNLMKVHKLGTGEFFEIY; this is encoded by the coding sequence ATGCCAAGAACCGCAGTCCACAAAACCAAAATCGTTGCCACCCTTGGTCCGGCTAGTTCTTCGCCCGACATGGTGGCCCGGCTCATGGTGGCCGGCGTGGATATCTTTCGCCTCAATTTCTCCCACGGCGACAACGTCCAGAAACAAAAGTTGATCCGTACCATCAGGCAGACCTCGGAAAAGCTAGGACGCCAGGTTGGCATCCTAGCTGACCTGCAGGGACCGAAAATCAGGACCGGCAAAATGGCGGACGATGCCATGACCTTGACCAAGGGGCAGGAGGTGATCATCACCACTGAGGATATTCTCGGCCGGGACGGCGTCATCCCCACAGTCTACCGTTCTCTGCCGTACGACGTGCATCCCGGTTCGCGCATCCTGCTGGACGATGGCTTGTTGGAGTTGAAGGTCGTGGCCATCGATGGTGAGCGGGTAAGGTGTGCCGTGGTGACCGGCGGCGTACTGAAAAACAACAAGGGGATCAACCTGCCGGGCGTGAATGTGTCGGCCCCCTCCCTGACCGAGAAAGACTTGGTTGATCTGGACTTTGCGCTTGAGGCCGATGTGGATTTCGTGGCTCTCTCCTTTGTTCGTACTGCCGATGATGTGGAGCAGATCAAACGGATCATCTACCTGAAGGGCAAGAACACGCCGGTGGTGGCCAAAATTGAAAAACCTGAGGCGTTGCAGAATTTCAAGAAGATCCTCCATGCGACGGATGCGGTCATGGTGGCGCGTGGTGACCTGGGGGTGGAGATCGAAGCCGAGAAGGTGCCGGTCTTCCAGAAAAAGATCATCCAAGCCTGCAACGAGGCCGGCAAGCCGGTCATCACCGCCACCCAGATGCTGGAATCCATGGTTCGCAATCCGCGGCCGACGAGGGCTGAAACGTCCGACGTGGCCAACGCTATCGTGGACGGTACCGATGCGGTCATGCTCTCCGCCGAGACCGCCTCGGGGGATTACCCGGTGGAGGCAGTGGAAACCATGGTCCGCATCGCGCGGGATGTGGAAAGCGCCGATTTCTGGAGTAAGGTGGACCGGAGCGCCTCAACGCCCAGCATTGCCCAAGCGGTGGCCGAGTCGGCCTGCCGGGCGGCCACCAGTCTGAGTGCCAAGACCATTGCCGTGTTCACCCAATCAGGCAGCACGGCGGCGCTTATCTCCCGCTTTCGCCCACATATACCGATCATAGCCTATACCGCATCGCCGGAGATCCAGAGAAGGCTCTCCATCTACTGGGGGGTCAGCGCCACCGGCATCGGTATCATGGCGGACATGCACCAGCAGATCATGGCGGTGGAGCGCAATATGCTCGCTGCCGGCTACCGTAAAGGGGACATCATCGTCATCATCATGGGACTGCCCGTAGAGGCGCGGGGGTCCACCAATCTGATGAAGGTGCATAAGCTGGGGACCGGCGAATTCTTCGAAATCTACTGA
- a CDS encoding HAD family phosphatase, with protein sequence MVIFPVGLQADAVIFDFDGVIVDTEPLHFEAFQRILTPLGLGFSWQQYVDIYMGFDDRDAFLAAFTAHGRTLDADMLHSLVERKAQIFQTVIQDGITAYPGVTELINKLHNSGVPLAISSGALRSDITPIVQQLNIAHCFDVIVTADNVTKSKPDPESYRLAFDQLNARVNTSPGHTIAIEDTPAGITAAKGAGLQVIGLTNSYPKELISDATVIIDSLEELIPFALHS encoded by the coding sequence ATGGTAATTTTTCCAGTGGGACTACAGGCCGATGCTGTCATCTTCGATTTCGACGGCGTTATCGTTGATACGGAACCGCTGCACTTCGAGGCGTTCCAACGGATACTGACACCGCTCGGACTCGGATTTTCGTGGCAGCAGTATGTGGATATCTATATGGGTTTTGATGATCGTGACGCCTTTCTCGCAGCATTCACGGCACACGGCAGAACACTCGATGCCGACATGCTTCATTCTCTTGTTGAACGTAAGGCGCAAATATTTCAGACGGTCATACAGGACGGCATTACCGCCTACCCAGGGGTCACAGAGCTGATAAATAAACTGCACAATAGTGGGGTGCCCCTAGCAATCAGTAGCGGTGCTCTGCGTTCCGACATTACCCCAATAGTGCAGCAACTCAACATAGCACACTGCTTTGATGTTATCGTGACCGCGGATAATGTTACGAAAAGTAAACCGGACCCGGAATCCTATCGCCTCGCGTTTGACCAGCTCAATGCTCGCGTCAACACTTCACCCGGCCACACCATCGCCATCGAAGATACGCCAGCGGGGATTACAGCTGCCAAGGGCGCAGGTTTGCAGGTAATCGGCCTCACTAACAGCTATCCCAAAGAACTCATCTCTGATGCTACAGTCATTATTGACTCACTCGAAGAGCTCATTCCTTTCGCCTTACATTCGTAG
- a CDS encoding phosphatase PAP2 family protein, with protein sequence MKKLILGMLTTLLLIPTLGFASETGDLSIGNEIINGMSRLGHETVELGRTPFQINNGNFLITIGMGGAVGLTYAFDKDIRGKLQTSKSKSLDKATDAGSLAGNPFIHLGFAALVYGGAIIADSKKWEEVGEMMGESLILADASTFLLKEATGRGRPDTTLDKGAFKPFRFKNDYDSFPSMHTASSFALASVLAATSESFTLKTAYYSAAMFVGFSRLYQNKHWASDVVMGAVLGELCGRVVTHYHATGQKVAVVPQAFENGAGLAMVGKW encoded by the coding sequence TTGAAAAAATTGATCCTTGGTATGTTAACAACCCTCCTGTTGATTCCGACACTGGGATTCGCGTCCGAAACCGGGGATCTCTCCATCGGCAATGAAATTATCAACGGCATGTCAAGACTGGGGCATGAGACCGTTGAACTGGGCCGGACGCCCTTTCAAATCAACAACGGCAACTTCCTCATAACAATCGGGATGGGTGGTGCTGTCGGCCTAACGTACGCGTTTGACAAAGATATCCGCGGCAAACTGCAGACCAGCAAAAGCAAGTCCCTTGATAAGGCCACTGATGCCGGGTCCCTGGCGGGTAACCCTTTTATCCATCTGGGCTTTGCAGCTCTGGTCTACGGTGGCGCCATCATTGCGGACTCCAAAAAGTGGGAGGAAGTCGGTGAGATGATGGGAGAATCACTTATACTAGCCGATGCCTCTACATTTCTGCTCAAGGAGGCAACAGGCCGTGGGCGCCCCGACACAACCCTAGACAAAGGGGCATTCAAGCCATTTCGGTTCAAAAACGATTACGATTCGTTCCCATCCATGCACACCGCCAGTTCTTTTGCCCTGGCCTCCGTCTTGGCGGCCACTTCCGAAAGCTTCACCCTGAAGACCGCCTATTACTCGGCGGCAATGTTTGTTGGATTCTCGCGACTGTACCAGAATAAGCACTGGGCTAGTGATGTAGTTATGGGAGCTGTCTTGGGAGAATTGTGCGGGCGGGTCGTCACCCACTATCATGCAACGGGCCAGAAGGTGGCGGTAGTTCCTCAGGCCTTCGAAAATGGCGCGGGACTGGCAATGGTGGGCAAATGGTAA
- a CDS encoding Wzz/FepE/Etk N-terminal domain-containing protein: protein MRETKYEIQNQNPLSEEEEINLLELLQIIVRRKSVIIKICTAAVIVAVCYSLSLKNIYTASAKILPPQKESGGGLSALLSQAGGLASLAGGLGGLGGSTDLYLGILKSRSVADAVIKQLNLQKEFEAKNIDETRKRLEGAVKFKAGKDGIISIDADSKDPQKAAQLANSFVDELGRRSVELNLSKAGAERMFLEKRLEVVKQDLRNAENDMKTFQEKYKTFKVDSQATAAIEGIARLKAEIVTKEAQLASLSNSMTDENSEIKALRAGISLLKNQLASMSGSDGNNVIPAIGNLPALGVEYVRKMRELKTQEAIFEQLTKQYEVAKISEAKDSSSIQVLDEAVVPLKKSKPKRSLIVMLAAITAFFASIFIVFIQEYLSKLPPEDAAIIRDIKNSLRFRPRNRQQS, encoded by the coding sequence ATGAGAGAAACAAAATACGAGATTCAAAACCAGAACCCGCTTTCCGAAGAAGAGGAAATCAACCTTCTCGAACTTCTGCAGATAATCGTCAGACGCAAGTCGGTTATTATCAAGATATGCACTGCTGCCGTTATTGTAGCGGTTTGTTATTCACTGTCTCTGAAGAACATCTATACTGCCAGCGCAAAAATACTTCCACCGCAGAAGGAATCCGGCGGCGGCCTTTCCGCGTTACTCAGTCAAGCCGGCGGCTTGGCCTCCCTTGCCGGAGGACTAGGCGGCTTGGGCGGTTCTACCGACCTCTACCTCGGCATCCTCAAGAGCCGTTCAGTGGCCGACGCCGTTATTAAACAGCTGAATCTCCAGAAGGAGTTCGAAGCAAAAAACATTGATGAAACCAGGAAAAGGCTTGAGGGGGCCGTCAAGTTTAAAGCCGGCAAGGACGGTATCATCAGTATTGATGCAGACAGCAAAGACCCCCAAAAGGCAGCACAACTTGCTAATAGCTTCGTGGATGAACTTGGGCGGCGTAGCGTTGAACTCAATCTTTCCAAAGCTGGAGCAGAGCGGATGTTTCTCGAAAAGCGTCTGGAAGTGGTAAAGCAGGATTTGCGCAATGCCGAGAACGACATGAAAACCTTCCAGGAAAAATATAAAACCTTCAAGGTGGATTCCCAAGCCACGGCTGCCATTGAAGGAATAGCACGTCTTAAGGCAGAGATTGTCACCAAGGAGGCGCAACTTGCCTCGCTCAGCAACTCTATGACCGATGAGAACAGTGAAATAAAAGCACTTCGGGCCGGTATATCCCTCCTCAAGAACCAACTTGCTTCAATGAGCGGCAGCGATGGCAATAATGTGATTCCGGCTATTGGCAATCTACCCGCATTAGGCGTTGAGTACGTCCGTAAAATGCGTGAGTTGAAAACGCAGGAGGCGATTTTTGAGCAACTCACCAAGCAGTATGAGGTGGCAAAAATAAGCGAGGCCAAGGACTCTTCTTCTATTCAGGTACTGGATGAGGCGGTCGTCCCATTGAAGAAGAGCAAACCCAAGCGATCGTTGATCGTCATGCTCGCCGCAATCACGGCCTTCTTCGCTTCAATATTTATCGTATTCATTCAGGAATACCTTTCCAAACTGCCACCTGAAGATGCAGCTATCATCCGCGACATCAAGAATTCATTACGATTTAGGCCCCGTAACCGTCAACAATCGTAA